The following is a genomic window from Amycolatopsis sp. BJA-103.
TCACACCTGTACTCCGCTGAAATACCGCGACTGGGCCCGGCCACGGTTGGGCACCGACCGGATCGGGTGCCCGGTGATGCCCCAGTGCCGCAGGAGGGCGTTGGCCGCGGTCCACCCGGTGGCCGCGGCGCATTCCATGAGGGCGACGGGCAGGTCGATGCGGACAGTCCTGGCGCCACAGGTTGATCGCGTCGGTCACCCCTGCATCTCGCGTTTCGGGATAGATCTCTCGAGCAGGCGTTCGTCCATGGCCGCTGCCAGGCTTTCCTGATCGGTGCTGGTGGCCGCGTATGCATGGAGTTCGACCACGGAGCCGCCAGTGCGCGCGGCCCAGCGCCGGCCCTCGCCCTCGTACCGGTCGAGCAGGCTGATGTTGTCCAGGGGCGGAACGCTTCCGGTGCCGAGGAAGGGCGGACGGTCTGCGTGGACGGGCCTGTCGAGCCAGAGCCGGCGGAACAAGAACGGGGGCGCCGTGCGCAGTCCTTCGACGGCGGCGCGCCAGGGCGCGGTGCCGAGGGTGGGTGATGCGGCGACGATCCTTCGCAGCCCGGTGACTTCGCAGGCGAGCACGACGGCGTCGAAGTGTTCGACGTGGCCGCTTGCTTCGACGTCGAATCCCTCGGGGGTGCGCTCCAGTGCGGTCACCTCGCTAGCGGTGCGGACCTCGACTCGCTTACCGGTGAGATAGGCCGCCAGTGGATCCCATAGTGCCTGGGGGAAGGGCTAGGTCGGCACGTCGAAGACGAGTCCTTCACCGGAGCCCAGGAAGTACAGGTGGAACATCGTGGCCAGTTCCGCGGCCGACCTATGAGATTCACGCAGCCACGGCCGGATAGGTTGCCCCGGTGCCCGCCTTAAGAGGTGCCCACTTCGTCACCGATCACGGCGCAACCCGCGCCCGCCCGGCAAACGCCGGGACCAGATCGGCACTGATCTGGACCGACCGGGCGATCGCGTCCAGGGATTGACAGCCGGTCGCCGAGCACGGCCGAAGATCTTGGGGTCATCCATTTTGAGGGGCGTGGACGGTGTCGTGTAGGTACCTCCCGAAAGACCCGATCGGGGTAGTGGCTGGCCTCGCGCAGGCTCAAGCCAACTCACTGCCGGTTCCTTCAACGTCGAAGGTGCGGGGCGTGGTCATGCGCCCCGTTAACCCAAGGCGGACGTGTCCTGGCGTTGGCCAGATCTGCCGCTTGTGCCGAGGCTGTTCAAGCATGCGTCGAGTGCCGAGCCCTCGTGTTGTCCACTGCCCCTTGATACGGGTGATTTCGCGATGGCTTGGACGGCTTCGGGAGATGGCGCGGGATACCTGGGACGCCGTGGGCGGCTGCTGCGGCACCAGATTCCCACAGGGGGACGGGTGAGACCGCCATCCGCAGGCTGAGGAGGTTGTCGCTTTGCCGGACTAAGCCCCAGTTCGGTGGTGCGCTATCCCGAACGGCTTGTGCGAGACGGTGGTAGTACGGGTCTCTTGCAGGTCCGGGTATACGGCACACGCCCCGGTCCGATGCCTGGTGATTCTGGCGCCGGGGCGTGTGCCGTGGCTGGGTCAGCAGACGATGATCAGGCCGGTGATGGCGGTGCAGGAGCGGCTTGCGGTGTTGTTGGCCGGGTTGGGATCGACCGGGGCACTGCTGACCAGTCGGGCGGTCGCGGTGAGCGAGCCGAGGTTCAGCAGTTCCGGGTGAGCGGTGAAGCGCAGTGTGGTGGTGGCGCCGGCGGGCAGAGCACCCACGGAACAGGTCAGTTCCCGCGGTCCCGTGCTCTCGGTGCAGTCCGGTGAGGACCCGAGGGCCATGCCGTCGGGGTAGGTCGCGGTGACGGTGGCGGACTTCGCGTCACCGTCACCGGTGTTGGTCGCGGTGATGGTGTAGTCGACGGTGGAGCTCAGCACGCCCCGGGACACCGCTTCCAGCGATACCGCGATGTCCGGCGCGACGTCGATGATGGTGATCGGCGGTCCGTCCTGGTAGTCGCGTTCGGGATCGAGCTTGTGACGCAACTTGAGCGCTCCGGTGGGAGCGTCGGTGTTCATGCGGAACATGTACACCACCGTGCGGCTTTCCCCGGGCGGCAGGGCGCCCACAGCTACGTGGTAACCGTAGGCTGCTCCGAATGTCTCGCAGGGGCCGGTCACGTCTCCGGTGCACGAGATCAGTTCGGTGATCTTCGGCAGGTACTTTCCGTTTTCAGTGCTCGCGTAGATATTCGCACGGGCCGAGGTGTAGGTCTCGGAGGTCTGGTTGGTGACGGTTTGAGTGATCGTGAAGGTCGACCCCTTGGCGATCGTGGTGGGGGACACCACAACGCTGCTGCCGGGTAACTCGTCGGCCTGTGCCCGTGGACGGCAGGGCACACAGCCCGGTGAGGAGCGTGGCAGCAGCCACACCGGTGAAGAAACGTCTCATGACAAAACCCTCCCCGTATGAGGTGATCGTCAACGCAGCCTGGCCTGTAACCGTGCTCTGGCTCTCGCCGCGCAATCATGTGAAGCAGCGAAATCCGCTACCTCTCGCAGCGTCAAGGAAGGCGTCCCTCGACGTATTCGTATCCACTCGAACGGGTGTGTTGCGGTGCGCACTTCCAGAATTGACGTTACAAGTGGATTCTTTCGAAACTTGTCGATTGATCGAAATTCATCCCATGGATGCCATGACGCGATCTGCGGGCATGGTCGTCAATTTCGAAATTTCAGCGGAAGTCGTTGTTTACCTGATCGAAGACTGCGAAATCAGGTGCACGGAATAAGGCGTACCGGCCTGTGCTGCTGGAGCGACGAGGGCGTAGGTGAAGGCTGTCATCGTGTACGTCAGCAGCGTCGAGATTGCCTTTCTCTTGGAGAGGGAGTGCGGCTCAACGTGAACGCGGCGTCGACCGAATCGCCGCAAGTGCGTACCGTGAATCGATAGCGTACGCGAAGTTTTCCCTGCCGAAGAATGCTGGCTCGGCTTTGAGTGAGATGCAGATTCTGACGAAATGAGCTCTATCGGGGCTTTGTGTGCAGATCTGTTGATCTTGTTCGCGGAAATGCGGGTTTGTCAGGGATGTGATCACTCTTTCGAGCGTATGAGACGCCGTCGTCGTGCTGACCGACGGTGGCTGGGTTCACCCTGATTGGAGAGGCGGGCGGCATTCGCCTGGCCGTGGCCAAAAGGGGAGGGTGGCGGAATTTATGAGGATGGACGACGTCAGACGCGAGGGTGGTCCCGCCGGTGGGGTCCGTTTGCTCGGGGCTGGAGGACGCGCTCCGCTGGTGACGGCGGTGGTGACGGGTGTGGTGGCGTGGCAGTCCCTGGTGGCGCTGCCGGCGTGGGCGCAGGCGTCGCTGCCTGCGGGGTGTGTGGCGGAGGGGCAGTCGATCACCTGCTCTGGCGGGGTGCCTGCGGGGGAGACGTTGTCCACCGGTGAGGCGACCACGATCACGATCACCGGCACGGTGTCGGGCGGACCCGCGGACAAGACGATCACGATCACCGGCCCGTCTCCTGTAGACGGTGTGGCGGGTCCCGGTGTCGGGCCGGAGGGTGTCGTGGACGGCGGCACGGGAACCAGCATCATCGCGATCACCGGCGGTGCCGGCGGTGAGAACAAGGACAGTCAGGGCGAGCCCGGCGGTCCTGGGGTGAGCGGGACGGTGCGTGCCGGTGCGGCCGGAACGGTGACCGTGACCGGCGGTATCGGCGGCGTCGTCGTGTACAACGGGGACGACTTCTTCGGAGGTGGAGGACCTGCCGTCGGGAAGGGCGGAAAGGTCGAGGGACCGGCCCAGGGCGGGAAGATCACGATCACCGGCGGCGCCATCGGGAGCCTCAAACCCGGTTCCGTCCCCGAGGAGGGCGCGCACGGCGGTCACGGGGTCGAGGAGGGCGGCACCGTTACCGGCGGCGCCGGTCCCGACACGATCCTCATCTCCCCCGGCAGGGGTGAGCTGAGCGACGAGGGGCAAGGTGTGGCCAACGCGGGCGCCGTCACCGGCGACAGCGGCGACACGATCACGATCAACGGCGCCAACGGCGGTGACTATGGCGCCGGTCCTGGCTGGGTGGCCAACGCCGCCACCGGAACCGTGCAAGGTGGCGCCGGCCGGGTGGAAGTCAACGGCGGGTCCGGTCAGCGAGGCGGTATCGCCAACGCCGGAACCGTCAGCACCACGACCGGCCAGGCCATCCTCCGCGGCGGCAAGGGCGGCTTCGGTGACGGCGGGGCAGGCAACACGGGGACTGCCAATACTGACGGCGGGACCCTGACCGTCGACGGTGGCACCTCCGACCAGGTCGGCTCCGACGCCAATACCGGCACCCTCGGCACTGGCGCCGCAGGCGGCACCATCACCGCTACCGGCGCCTCTACCGAGGGCCCACGCGGCGGAGCGGGCATCGGCAAGAGCGGTGTCGTCACCGCCGGCGGGCCCACCAAGGTCACCGCCACCGGCGGCGCCGGAGGCAGCTTCAGAGTCAGCGGGCAAGGCGGCATCGGGAACGCCGGCATCATCACCTCCGGCCCGGAGGCGGACACGATCGTCGTCACCGCCGGAACCACACGGTCCACCGCCCACGGCAGCCCCAGCGCCCCTAACGGCAGCACCGGAGTGACCGGCACGGCTGGGAACACCGGCACGATCACCGACGAGGCCGGAGCGGGCACCATCACGGTCACCGGGACCAACGGCGGCGACGGCAGCAGCGGCGGTGCCGGTCCGCAACCCCATGAACCCGGTGCCGGTGGCGCCGGAGGCGCCGGGAACACCGGCACGATCACCGCGCCCGCCGGCACCGTCACCGCGACCGGCGGAGCAGCCGGGGCCGGCGGAGACGGCCGCGCGGGCGACAAGTCGAAGCCACCGAGCGCCGGAGGAACAGGAGGCGCCGGAGGCGCGGGCAGCACCGGGAAGATCACCGCTGACACCGTCACCACTCTCGGCGGCACAGGCGGCCCTGGCGGTAGGGGCGGCGTCGTGATCGTCGACGACACCCCCGGCGGTCCTGGAGGCACCGGCGGCGCTGGCGGCGCGGGCAACAGCGGCACCGTCACCACCGCACACCCCACCACCACCGGCGGCCCGGGCGGCCCCGGCGGTGCCGGCGGCTTCAGCCAAACCGGACCCGAAGGCCCGCCCGGATCTCCCGGCGCCACCGGCACCGACAACAGCGGCACCATCAACCCGCCCCGCCGGTAGGCGTTCAACAACCGACCAGTACGAAACTCTCTTTCGAGGTGGCTGTTGCCGCCGTGCCCGACCGGCACGGCGGCAACAGCGGTGAACGACGAGGGGACGCGATGATCACCGGCCGGGCTCGGCGTAGATCGGACCTAATGACCGGCCCTTTGACCTGATCACACTCCACAGGCCGCAGAGAACCATTCGTCGGCGGTCGAGGAAGCCCCGGTAGGCGCGGATGACATCGTCCTGGAAGACGGCGAGATAGGCTTGTGTGGTGGTCAGTGTTTTATGACCGAGAAGGCGTGCGGCGATGTGAACGGGGGAGACCGCCGGTGACGGTCTCGGTGGCGAACATGCGACGGAAGCCGTGCGGGGTGTAGCGAAGCGGTTTCCCGGCTTGATCGCGGATACGGGTGCGGTGGATCGCGACGCGCAGAAGCCGGGCGATCGTCGAGGTGCTCATCACCTCGGCTTGCCAATATGGGCGGCGTTGGGACAGGTGCGGCAGCGACGGCCCAGTCACACGTTCGTGTGGGTCGTAGCGGGGGACCAGAGGTACTTTGCCGAAGTTCGCGTCGCGGAGCTGGAGCTGCCGCCGAGCATCGCGATCTTCTACGAAGAGCTGATCGACAGTCACAGCTTCGCCTTTTCATCGTCCTTTGACGACTGAAGCCCTGCCCCTCCGGAGAGGGGCAGGGCTTCAGTCCTGCGATAAACAGATGGTGCGCGATACTGGGATTGAACCAGTGACCTCTTCCGTGTCAGGGAAGCGCTCTCCCGCTGAGCTAATCGCGCGAGGTGGAGACGGGATTCGAACCCGTGTACACGGCTTTGCAGGCCGTTGCCTCGCCTCTCGGCCACTCCACCGTGTCAGGCCCGAGAAGGCCTTCCGAGCGGATGACGGGATTCGAACCCGCGACCCTCACCTTGGCAAGGTGATGCGCTACCAGCTGCGCTACATCCGCACATCCTCGGTTCGGTTCGAGAGTTTCTACCTCGCGGTTTTGCCTCTCACCCCGTCGCCGTGGTGTGTGTGAACACTATCCGACCCCGAAATCGGCTCTGCAACCGGGGTGCCACTTGCTGTTCGCAAGCCCGTCATCAGGACAGATCGTTGGGGATGAGGTGCGTGAGGGCGTCGTCGACGTCGACCCACAGGTGCTCGTTGCCCGGCAGCACGACGTCGTAGGTCCTGTCGAGGAAGTCGGCCAGCTCCTGAGCGGACGCCTCGAACATGGCGTGCCCGGACGGCGAGTTCAGTTCGATCAGGACGGACTCGGGGTCTTCGACGGAGGGGCGGATGCGTACGTCGCCGTCGCCCGCGTCGGCCAGCAGACCGTCCGCGAGGAGGTCGCGCGCGTAGACCCACTCGACCCAGCCGGCGCGGCCGGTGCGGAAGGCGGCGACGACCGCGTAGGGGTCGCGTGTGTCGTATCGCAGTTCCACCTTGACCGGAACTGCGGGTGTCCGCGGCGCCAGGAGGTCGAACACCGCCGTCGAGCGGAGCGTCACGTGATCGTTGCGCATCGTCCTACCCTTCGTCTCCTTCCCGGCCCGGTCG
Proteins encoded in this region:
- a CDS encoding FAD-dependent oxidoreductase gives rise to the protein MAAYLTGKRVEVRTASEVTALERTPEGFDVEASGHVEHFDAVVLACEVTGLRRIVAASPTLGTAPWRAAVEGLRTAPPFLFRRLWLDRPVHADRPPFLGTGSVPPLDNISLLDRYEGEGRRWAARTGGSVVELHAYAATSTDQESLAAAMDERLLERSIPKREMQG
- a CDS encoding DUF11 domain-containing protein, translating into MSPTTIAKGSTFTITQTVTNQTSETYTSARANIYASTENGKYLPKITELISCTGDVTGPCETFGAAYGYHVAVGALPPGESRTVVYMFRMNTDAPTGALKLRHKLDPERDYQDGPPITIIDVAPDIAVSLEAVSRGVLSSTVDYTITATNTGDGDAKSATVTATYPDGMALGSSPDCTESTGPRELTCSVGALPAGATTTLRFTAHPELLNLGSLTATARLVSSAPVDPNPANNTASRSCTAITGLIIVC
- a CDS encoding SsgA family sporulation/cell division regulator; translated protein: MRNDHVTLRSTAVFDLLAPRTPAVPVKVELRYDTRDPYAVVAAFRTGRAGWVEWVYARDLLADGLLADAGDGDVRIRPSVEDPESVLIELNSPSGHAMFEASAQELADFLDRTYDVVLPGNEHLWVDVDDALTHLIPNDLS